A genomic window from Dermacentor silvarum isolate Dsil-2018 chromosome 9, BIME_Dsil_1.4, whole genome shotgun sequence includes:
- the LOC119464594 gene encoding trypsin inhibitor-like has translation MRTLVALVILAAFLAVALSSSASDSSAVDTDECCQQEVKVGKCKASFPRWAFKTQTGKCEEFIWGGCDENCNNFETKEACEQRCHPSH, from the exons ATGCGTACCCTGGTCGCTCTCGTAATCCTGGCTGCTTTTCTGGCAGTTGCGTTATCTTCGTCGGCCTCAG ACTCATCTGCTGTCGACACCGATGAAT GCTGCCAGCAGGAGGTTAAAGTAGGCAAATGCAAAGCAAGCTTCCCGAGGTGGGCCTTCAAAACCCAAACAGGAAAGTGTGAAGAGTTTATCTGGGGTGGCTGTGATGAAAACTGCAACAACTTCGAAACGAAGGAGGCTTGCGAACAGCGATGCCACCCATCTCACTAG